From the Paenibacillus sp. MMS20-IR301 genome, the window CCGGCGGGATCACAGGGCTGCTCCTCTTCGAGGAGCATAGAGCCCTGTATCCCGCCAGCCCGGCTGCCTGCGTGGTGACTCTCGGCCCGCTCAGCTCGCCGGAGGAAAGTGCCCGCTCCCTGTATGCCGCGCTGCGGCGCTTCGATGAAGCGGGAGCGACCTACATTCTGGCCGAGGCCTGCCCGGTCACGGGCCTCGGCGCGGCCATCATGAACCGGCTGATGAAAGCCGCCGGTGAAGCAGTGATCGACGCGGGGTAAGCTGTAATGTCCCTTCAGCTGATGGGTTTCTGCGCTGCTGCATGACAGAACCTTAATCCGTACGGATTGAGTTCTGTTGATATAAGCGGATTCCCGCTGCCTACAGGACACTTCTCATATGCAGAAGATAACTGCATTCCGTACAATTAAATAACGTCGAATCTCCCGGTTTGTTCCCTTAACTGCATTCTTTACAACTAAAAACAGCAAAAAGTGTCCCCGACAGGAAAATTGGCTTATCTAAGTGTACAGAATACAACTATAGCGCTCATTTTACGGCAGTTGCCGGTTATAGTTGTACTAAATACAGTTAAGTCCAGGCGGGGGATTTCCCGCTGCACCAGATTCTTAGTGTAGCTCCATACTCAGCACAACCAGGCCGATAATCAGAGTAGCCCCTGTGCCTTCCATCCACCTTACAGTCATGATTACCTTCTTGTCCGCATATCGTTGTTGTACAAGAACTTACGGACTTTGGGGGTATATACATGGGCATAGGCGGAGTATATGAAGGCTGGGGCCAGCTTGTAACGATTGCCATTATGGCAGTTGCACTGGGGATGGATGCATTCTCACTCGGTGTAGGAATCGGGATGAAGGGGATCCGTCTTTTGCATGTGCTGCAGCTAAGTCTGCTCATTGCTTTCTTTCATGTACTGATGCCGCTCCTGGGGTTGTTTACGGGGAGTTATGTCGGACATCTGCTTGGCCAGGTGACTACTTATGCTGCAGGCGGCCTGCTTGTTTTGCTCGGCGGACATATGATTGTGAATTCCTTCCGCAAGGATGAGGGCGGGGGCCGGGGGATGGATCACCGGACCTTCTGGGGCATGCTGCTGATTTCACTCAGTGTGAGTGTGGATTCTTTTTCTGTGGGAGTCTCTCTGGGAATGTTCGTGAATAGTATCATTCTTACGGTGCTTGCCTTCGGTGCCTGCGGGGGCGTAATGTCCATAACCGGACTGCTGCTGGGCAGAAGAGTGAGCCGCGGACTCGGGGATTACGGGGAGGCGCTTGGCGGAGCGATACTTTTAGCGTTTGGCTTGCTGTTCATCTTTTGATACAATAACGGCAATACAAATGAATCTGCTGCCGGATTGATAATGTTCTTTCATAGCTGCAATGCCTGTACAACATAAATTATTTTTACCGGAGGTGGAAAGTATGCTGCATATTTTATTCGTCTGCACAGGGAACACCTGCCGCAGTCCTATGGCTGAAGCACTGATGCGGAAGCTGGCGAAGGAGCGGGGAATGGATGTGGAGGTGCGGTCTGCCGGGGTTTCGGCGATTTCTGGTACTTCCATATCCAGGCATGCTGCAGGAATTCTGCAGGATGAAGGTATTGATGACCGCCTTGTATCCTCACAGCTGACTGGAGAGGCGGTATCCTGGGCTGATCTGGTGCTGACCCTGACCGGAGGACATAAGCGGCATTTGCTGCAATATTTCCCTGGTGCGGTGAACAAGACCTATACACTCAAAGAATATGTACAGACACAGGAATCGGTAGATGCGGATATCCGTGAGCTGGACAGCCTGTATGCCGATGCGGAGCTGAGCATTGCCCTCGGCGGGGAGCCGAGTGCTGCGGATCTGCAGCGGATTATTGAGATCCGCCAGCGGATTCCGAGCTTTGACATCAGCGATCCGTTTGGCGGCTCCCGCGAGGATTACGAGCTGACGGCAGCTGAGATCCGGACAGCGCTATACAGTCTGCTGGATAAACTGGAATCCCTGCGCCTGCCCTAAGTGGTTGATTTTTCGCCGCCTATCCCTTAAGATGAAATAAATATTATCCGGTTCCGGTGTAACTGGCGACAAGTGTGGATCAAACCACGATGGAGCACTGGAATAAACGGCCGGTCGCCTGGGCAAAAGAGCACATCCGCAAGCGTACTTGCGGACTGCTCTTTTTTGTTTAAAATGTTCTATCTGGGTATAATCAACGCTGAGGGGGCGGTAGGGTGGAGGAATTTCTGAAACAGGAAGCGCAGGAGGAAGCTGCTGCCGGAGTGCCATCCGCACATGTACAGCAAACGGCCGGCGGGGAGCTTTCTATATCCGCTGCCGCTGCTGCGGTAACGCGCGAACTGGCAGAAGCGGGCAGGCTCGGCCCGGGTAAAATCCTGGTCGTCGGGGCCAGTACCAGTGAAGTTGCCGGTGTGCGGATTGGTACGGGCGGCGCGCTGGAGGTGGCGCAGCAGTTGCTGGAGGGTATAACAGCGATTGCTGCCGGATACGGTTTTCATCCGGTGTATCAATGCTGTGAGCATCTGAACCGTTCGCTGGTGATGGAGCGTTCCTTATTAGAATCGCTTGGTCTGAGGGAAGTGGCGGCTGTGCCGGTTCCCGGAGCCGGCGGCTCCATGGCTGCAGCAGCTTACCGCTCCATGACTGACCCGGTGCTGGCCGAGTCGATAGAGGCCCACGCCGGGATTGATATCGGCGAGACGCTGATTGGCATGCATCTCCGCCGGGTAGCCGTTCCGTTTCGTCCAAGCCTGCGTTATATCGGGGCAGCCCGGGTGAACGCAGCGTGGAGCAGACCGCCGTTAATCGGCGGAGAACGGGCGGTATACCGTACGCCGGAGACAAGCGGTTCGGTGAACTGCGACTGAAACAACAGCTTTTCTGCAATTTCCGGAGTGTCTAAACCAAGGTTTGTCTGAACACCACATAAAACTAGAGTTACAGGGAGGAAATAAGAAACATGGAACAATTGCGTAAGAGTGACCCGGCAGTACTGGAAGCGATGGGACTTGAACTAAGCCGTCAGCGTGCGAACATTGAACTCATTGCTTCAGAGAATATTGTAAGTGAAGCCGTAATGGAAGCCATGGGCTCTGTACTGACGAATAAATATGCCGAAGGGTATCCCGGCAAACGTTATTATGGCGGTTGTGAAGATGTGGATATTGTTGAGAACCTGGCCCGTGACCGCGCCAAGCAGCTGTTTGGTGCCGAGCATGCCAATGTGCAGCCGCATTCCGGCGCACAGGCCAATATGGCCGTATATCTTGCCGCGCTTAAACCGGGCGACACAGTTCTGGGTATGAACCTGGCGCATGGCGGCCACTTGACCCACGGCAGCCCAGTGAATGCCTCCGGCATTCTGTATAACTTTGTTGCTTATGGTGTACAGGAAGATACCTTCCTGATCGATTATGATGAAGTACGCAAGGCGGCCTTCAAACACCGCCCTAAGATGATTGTTGCCGGAGCAAGCGCTTATCCGCGGACGATCGACTTTGCCGCACTCGGTTCTATTGCCAATGATGTTGGTGCCTTGTTCATGGTAGATATGGCCCACATTGCCGGGCTGGTTGCTGCAGGACTTCATCCGAGTCCGGTGCCGCATGCCCATTTCGTAACTACAACTACGCACAAAACCTTGCGCGGACCGCGCGGCGGGATGATCCTGTGCAGACAGCCTTGGGCGGCTGCCATTGATAAGGCGGTATTCCCGGGTTCCCAGGGCGGGCCTCTGATGCATGTGATTGCTTCCAAGGCCGTTTCGTTCGGTGAGGCGCTGCAGCCTTCGTTCAAGACCTATGCCGAGAATGTGGTCAAGAATGCCAAGGTGCTGGCGGATACGCTGATTGGCGAAGGGGTTAATATCGTCTCAGGCGGTACTGATAACCATCTGATGCTGCTGGATACCCGTAATTTGAGCATAACCGGCAAGGATGCCGAGAAGGTGCTGGATTCCATCGGCATTACAGTCAACAAGAATGCGATTCCGTTTGATCCGACCAGCCCGTTTGTAACCAGCGGAATCCGGATCGGCACACCTGCGGTGACTTCGCGGGGAATGGATGAGCAGGCTATGGTTTCTATCGGCCGGATTATCGCGAACGTGCTGAAGAATCCGCAGGATGAAGCCAACCTGGCTCAGGCTGCCCGTGAGGTAGCGGAGCTTACAGAACAGTATCCGATCTATCCGGGACTGCAGTACTAATATTCCAGCCTTTGTTCGGCCTTTGCAGGTCCGGGTTAACCGGCCTTTGCAGAGGCTTTTTTTGTTTTTTAAGAGTTTATATGTTCTGGGATCTCCGCAAAGGATGTGAGTTTTCCCCTAAGCGGAAGCTCTGCTTTGTGGATTTATTTTGTATCCCCGTTGCATAATGTTCACAATTATCAGTCAATAAATGGCATGAATCATCATGAAAATATCATGAAAGTTCATGGAATTTTCAAAAAAAGTAGTGAAAGAAATGTGAATAGTATTAAAAGCGGGAAATGGTACAAACTATGTTTTGCTTTATATCCAGAGGTTTGGCTGTTTTTCCTGAAGTTTCCGGCAGGCCGCTTTTTTGGGGGAAGATGATTTGCCGGGCAGTTTTATATGTCTTTAGGTGAAAAGCGGTCTTGGTGATGATATAATAGACAAGATTTAGCCACTGAAGGAGCGAAGCGCTTACTCGGGCTATAAATAAGACTTACAATTACCGGAGGGACAAGAATGGGAAAATTGGTGATTTGCGATCATCCATTGATTCAGCACAAATTGACATTTATTCGCGATGTGCGGACGAACACGAAAGAATTCAGAGAGCATGTTGATGAAGTAGCCACACTTATGGCTTATGAGATTACGCGTGATATTCCGCTGGAGACGATTACTGTACAGACGCCGGTGGCAGAGACACAGAGTAAAGTGATCTCGGGAAGAATGCTGGGACTGATTCCGATTCTGCGCGCCGGACTTGGGATGCTGGAGGGCGTTCTGAAGCTGCTGCCTGCGGCTAAGGTGGGGCATGTCGGACTGTTCCGTGATCCGGATACACTGCAGCCGGTTGAATACTATATCAAGCTTCCTACAGATGTACAGGAACGTGAGCTGATTGTCATTGATCCGATGCTGGCTACAGGCGGTTCGGCAATTGCCGCAATTACTTCACTTAAGAACCGCGGCTGTACCCAGATTAAGATGATGAACCTGATTGCCGCTCCGGAAGGCGTTGCTGCCGTACAGGCTGCTCACCCTGATGTGGATATTTATGTGGCTGCACTGGACGATCATTTGAATGATCATGGTTATATTGTCCCGGGCCTTGGGGATGCCGGAGACAGACTATACGGAACTAAGTAATATTACTATAGAACAAACACAATATTCTGGGTCTTCAGAAGAGAGGGTAGGGGTTATGTCCAAAATTAAAGTAATGACGATTTTCGGAGTGCGCCCCGAGGCGATTAAGATGGCGCCTCTGGTTCTGGAACTGAACAGGCATTCCGAGCATATTGAGTCCATTGTCTGTGTAACTGCACAGCACCGGGAGCTATTGGATCAGGTCCTGGAGGTGTTTAAGATTACACCGGACTATGATCTCGATGTCATGAAGGACCGCCAGACACTCAACGAGATCACCATCCGGGTGCTTGAGGGCCTGGAGCCGGTGCTCTGTGAGGTTAAGCCGGATCTGGTGCTTGTGCACGGGGATACACTGACCACTTTCCTGGCCAGCTATGCATCCTTCCTGCAGCAGATTCAGGTTGGGCATGTGGAAGCAGGTCTCCGGACATGGAACAAGCTGTCGCCTTATCCGGAAGAAATGAACCGCCAGCTGACCGGCGTTCTTGCTGATTTGCATTTTGCCCCGACCGATTGGTCAGCGGGCAATCTGAGACACGAGAACAAAAAAGAATCAAGTATTTATATCACAGGCAACACCGTAACCGATGTGTTTCAATATACCGTACAGCCGGACTATCGGCATCCCGTACTGGATTTTGCTTCAGGAAAAAGACTTATTTTAATGACGGCGCACCGCAGAGAGTCCCAAGGCGAACCGCACCGTCATATTTTCCGTGCTGTCAAAAGAATCGCTGATGAATTTGAAGATGTAGCCATTGTGTATCCTGTACATCCGAGTCCTGCAGTGAAGGAACCGGCCCATGAGATCCTTGGCGGACACCCTAGAATTAAGCTGATTGATCCGTTGGATGTCGTTGACCTGCATAATTTTTATCCGCATACCCACCTGATATTGACCGATTCCGGCGGCCTGCAGGAGGAAGCTCCCTCCTTTGGAGTTCCTGTGCTTGTGCTGCGTGATACAACCGAGCGCCCGGAAGGGATCGAGGCCGGAACACTGGAGCTTGTGGGGACGGACGAGGAGAAGGTGTATCAACGGACACATGCTCTTTTGACCGATCAGAATCTGTATCAGTCCATGAGCCGGGCCGCCAACCCGTATGGAGACGGCAAAGCCTCCGAAAGAATTGTCAATGCGATTTTGCACCATTTCGGTGTTGTTAATGAACGTCCGGAAGAGTTTCACAAAACGTTCACAATTAATGAATGAAGGCTCGACAACTAATATACTAAAGTAAATAAAAGCAGCATACAGTGAAACTGTACGGTTTATATGGTTTTGATATTTTTTGCTGTGATTATTTTCATGTTTTCAAGGTCTTTTGAGCAATTTTCGGTGAATTGACAAAGAGTCTGGATATTCAGTAAAATTAGTTGGGATTGTAGCCTATGCAGGAACAAAAGAACGGGGCCGGACTGGGCCGGATCGCTTTGGTCCTCGGCAGTGCAGGCAGCTTGCTTGCCGCTTACATTATTATAGGTTTTTTTGTGGCAAGGTGGCTGCAGAACCAGCTGGACGGACCTAAGTTTTGGCTGGCCATCGGTACAATATCCGGAATGATTCTGGGGATTGTCAATGTTGCCTTGCTAATCAAAAAATTTCTGGGGGAGCAAAATGGATAATATGACTCCCATGATCAATACCGTTACGCGGCTGACAGTCATTATTATGTCAGGCTTGCTAATGGGATGGGCTCTTCATCATGAAACCCGTGCTGTAACTCTGGGAATGTCGCTGGGCCTGCTGGCCGGACTGGTGAACTACCGTTATCTTGCTGTCAAGGTAAGGAATGTAACACATTCGGTTGCAAATCAGGATGGCAAGTCTTTCAGCCTTGGTTTTACTACCAGAATATGCTTTGCGATTCTGGCCACTATGTTTTCTGTCAAAATTGAGCATTTCTCATTGGAGGCAACGATTGCCGGCCTGTTCATCCCCCAGCTTCTATCTATTCCCGTGGGGATATATTTAGGAATCAAGAATAAGCTGTAGCCATACTAAAGAGAAAGGGGGATGATATTATGCATGAAATGCCTTTAATCTATGTCGGCGGAATACCAATTGACCTGTCCGCTGTCCTGATGCTTGTAATCAGTTCAGTGATTGTGTTCGTTCTGGTGATGCTGTCTGTCCGCAACCTGTCTGTCGAGAATCCGTCGAAGCTCCAGAACTTTATGGAGTGGGTGGTTGAATTCGTACAGGGAGTTATCAGCAGCGCCATGGATTTGAAGAAAGGAAAGCCTTACATATCACTGGGATTGACGCTGATACTGTTTATCTTCGTCTCCAATCTCCTTGGTCTGCCGTTTTCCTTTGTCACAGAAGCAGAAGGGCCGGTTAAGATTTTCGGACATGTGATTGAAGCAACCAGAAACCTGGCGCATGGTGAACATGTGGAGATTCTCTGGTACAAGTCGCCGACTGCGGATATTAATGTCACTGCCGGGCTGGCGCTTGTTGTGTTTGTACTAATGAACTATCTGGGCATTAAGCTCAATGGCAAACATTACTTCAAACACTATATTGAGCCGTTCCCGATCTTCTTGCCGCTGAACATCATTGAGAACCTGGCAAAGCCGGTGGCGCTGGCCATCCGTCTATTCGCCAACATCTTTGCCGGTGAAGTTCTGATTACCGTTATTTTGAAGCTCGGATTATTCAGTATTCCGTTCCTGGCCGTATGGCAGGGCTTCAGTATCTTTGTCGGAGCACTTCAGGCCTTTATCTTTACGATTCTGACGATGGTATACATCGCGCAGATGACGATTCATGAGGAAGACGCGCATTAATGAACTGCCGTGAGGACAAGCGGCAATGCCGGAACACTCTTCGCGGGAGATTTTTATATCATTAAGAAACTACAAAATGAACCGAAATTAAAGGAGGATATTTACAAATGGAATTTTTGGCAGCAGCAATCGCGGTTGGTTTGGGCGCACTCGGTGCAGGTCTTGGTAACGGTATGATCGTCAGCAGAACAGTTGAATCTATTGCCCGTCAGCCGGAAGCACGCAACGCCCTGCAGACAACAATGTTTATCGGTGTAGGTATCGTCGAAGTTATTCCGTTGGCCGCTACAGTTATTGCATTCCTGATCATGTTTTCTTAATAAACCGTTCTTACGGTTTGGCGGGGAGGGCAAGTGCCATCCGCGCCTTACTTTTGTATATGTCCGCATGCCGCGGTAACGGAAAGGAGTGACCTCAGTGACTATAGTTTGGACAAATATATTGTTTTCCATTATCGCCTTCGGGATCCTGTATTTCCTGCTCAGCAAATTTGCTTTCAGCAAGCTGTTCGGAGTTATGGACAAACGCCGCGAGATGGTGCTGCAGCAGATGGATGAAGCAGCTAAGACCAGAGAACAGGCGGTCGCTTATGTAGAAGAACAGAAGCAGGCACTTCAGCAGGCACGCCAGGAGGCTCAGGCTATCATCCAGCAGTCCCAGACTACAGGCAGCAATCAGCTGGACAAGATTCTTGAGCAGGCTCATGCCGAAGCAAGCCGTCTTAAAGATGAGGCTGTACGGGATATTGAGAACGAGAAGAACAAGGCAGTGGAAGCTTTGCGCAGCGAGCTGGGAACAGCGTCGGTCCGTATTGCCTCAAAGCTGCTTGAAAAAGAAGTGAAAGCTGACGGTGAACAGGAGCAGCTCGTTGATCAATACCTCAAAGAGGTAGGAGGCCGCTCATGAGCCGCGATACGGTAGTTGCCGGGCGCTATGCCAAAGCCTTGTACGGTGCAGCGGTGGATGAAGGCATTACGCTTGAGGTGGAAGCTCAGCTTAAGACAGTCGTTGATGTGCTGCATTTCGATGCAGAGGTGAAACAGTTTATTCTTGCACCTCGTATTTCCCAGACCGACAAGCTGAATGTGCTGCGTACAGCACTGAAGGGTAAAGTCTCTGAAGCGGTAATGAATACGGTGGAACTTCTGGTAGAGCGGCGCAGAACTGATATTTTTGAAGAGCTGCTGGCTGCATACATCAAGATCGAAGGCGATGCCCTTGGCATTGGTGATGCTACTGTCTACTCTGCGTACTCCCTGAGCCAGGCGGAACAGGATCAGGTGGCAGCAGAGTTCAGCCAGCTTACCGGGCGCAAGATTCGTGTAACCAATGTGGTGGATACAAGCCTGCTCGGCGGACTTAAGGTTGTTATCGGCGATAAGCTGTATGACGGCAGTTTGTCCGGCAAGCTTACGCGTCTAGAGAAATCCTTTAATGATAAGCAAAGAAGATAGGGGTGAGGATATTGGGCATCAGACCTGAAGAGATCAGCACTTTGATCAAAAGTCAAATTGAGCAATATAAAACCGATATCGAAGTGGCCGAAATCGGCACCGTCATTCAAGTCGGCGACGGTATCGCCCGTGTCTACGGTCTGGAAAACGCAATGGCAGGGGAACTGCTGGAGTTCTCCAACGGTGTAGTGGGCATGGCGCTGAACCTGGAAGAAAGCAACGTCGGTGTTGTTATCCTGGGTGAATACACAGCCATCCGTGAAGGCGATCAAGTGAAACGTACAGGACAAATCATGCAGGTTCCGGTAGGCGAAGCCATGCTGGGCCGCGTAGTTAATGCACTGGGCCAGCCGCTTGACGGCAAAGGGCCGATTGCTACAACTGAATTCCGTCCTGTAGAGCACAATGCGCCAGGGGTTATCGACCGTAAATCGGTTCATGAACCGATGCAGACGGGCCTTAAGGCAATTGATGCAATGGTCCCTATCGGCCGCGGACAACGCGAGCTGATCATTGGTGACCGTCAGACTGGTAAGACAGCCATCGCAATCGATGCGATCATCAACCAAAAGGGCAACGGGATGAAATGTATCTATGTTGCTATCGGACAAAAACAATCTACTGTAGCACAGGTAGTAGAAACTCTCCGCCGCCATGGCGCTCTGGAGTACACTATCGTGGTGACCGCATCGGCTTCCGAGCCTTCTCCGCTGCTCTACATTGCTCCATACGCAGGCTGCGCAATGGGCGAATACTTCATGTACAAGGGCGAGCACGTGCTTGTAATCTATGATGACCTTTCGAAGCAGGCTTCGGCTTACCGCGAATTGTCCCTGCTGCTCCGCCGTCCTCCGGGCCGCGAAGCGTTCCCGGGTGATGTATTCTATCTGCATTCCCGCCTGCTGGAACGTGCGGCTAAGCTCAGCGATGCGCTTGGTGGTGGTTCATTAACCGCTCTCCCGTTCATCGAAACACAGGCTTCGGACGTATCGGCTTACATTCCTACGAACGTAATCTCGATTACGGACGGTCAAATCTTCCTTGAATCCGACCTGTTCAACTCCGGACAGCGTCCGGCGATTAACGTTGGTATCTCTGTATCCCGTGTAGGGGGCTCCGCGCAGATTAAGGCGATGAAGAAGGTTGCAGGCTCTCTGCGTCTGGATCTTGCCCAATACCGCGAGCTGCAGGCGTTCTCCCAGTTCGGTTCCGATCTGGATAAATCTACGCAGGCCCGTCTGAACCGCGGTGCGCGTATGATGGAGATTCTGAAGCAGGGCGTAAACCAGCCGCTTACAGTTGAACATCAGGTGCTTAGTTTGTACACAGCTGTTAAGGGACATCTGGATGATATTCCTGTCAAAGACGTAAAACGTTTCGAGAAGGAATTCCTGGCGTTCATCGACAGCAGTGCTGTAGAAATCCTGAAGTCCATTACCGATACCAAGGATTTGACGGCAGACAACGAAGCTGCGCTTAAAGATGCGATCGCGAAATTCAAAAGAGGCTTTGCTACAAGCTAATATATAGATTCACTCAGTTTATGCTTACGATGTTAGCTTTGACTTGGGTCAAAGCTCAGCTAATGCTTACGAAGTTAGCTTTGGCTACGCCAAAGCTCTAAGGTGGTGAAATCATGGCAAGAAGCATGCGCGATATTAAACGTCAAATTAAGAGTGTCCAGAACACACGGCAGATCACCAAAGCGATGGAGATGGTTGCCGCCTCCAAGCTGCGCAAGGCACAGGAGAAAGCGGAAGCTGCCCGTCCTTACGCGGAGAAGCTTAAAGAGGTGGTCTCGAGTATTGCCGCCGGTACGCAGGATGTCCAGCATCCGATGCTGGTCAGCCGGCCTGTCAAAAAAACAGGTTATCTGATCATCACCTCGGACAGAGGTCTTGCCGGGGGCTACAATGCCAACATTCTGCGTAAAGTTACAATGCTTCTCGCAGAACGGCATAAGTCCAAGGATGAATATGCGCTGTTTGTGATCGGCCGCAAAGGCCGTGACTTCCTGCGCCGCCGTGAGTACCCCATTGTAGAGGAAATTACCGAGCTGTCGGATACCCCGAAGTTTGCTGACATCAAGTCGCTTGCTTATTCCGCGGTAAGCCAGTTCGAAACAGGCGTCTACGATGAGCTGTACATCTGCTACAACCAGTTTGTTAATGCGATCAGCCAGGTTCCGACTGTAGACAGACTTCTGCCTATGGAGGATGTAGGAGCAGGCAAGCATCATGGTGCAACAGCAGCCTATGAATATGAACCGTCGCCGGAAGGTGTGCTGGAGGTTCTGCTTCCTAAGTACGCCGAAACTTTAATTTACGGTGCTCTTCTGAACGGTAAAGCCAGTGAGCTGGGAGCTAAGATGACAGCTATGGGCAGTGCAACGAAGAACGCGTCAAAAATGATCGGAGAACTTAGACTTACGTACAACCGTGCCCGTCAGGCGGCCATTACGCAAGAAATTACCGAGATCGTGGCTGGTGCGAACGCGCAGTCTTAATATAAGCCGGGAGCCGGGCCTGCGGGCCTGATCCTGATTTATATTTATCCGCAGAAACGGCTGATGCCTGTAAAGGTACGGAACGTTTCTACATATGTAACAGCTTTCGAGGAGGGAAATGAAGATGAACAAAGGACGCGTTGTGAGCATTATGGGTCCGGTTGTCGATATTGAATTTGAACGCGGCCAGCTGCCCGAGATATTCAACGCTATCAAAATCACTGCGAGTCTGGAAGACGGACGCAGTATTGATCTGACTCTTGAAGTTTCCAATCATCTTGGTGACAATCTGGTGCGTTGTATTGCCATGTCTTCCACGGATGGACTGGTTCGCGGTATTGATGCGATCGACCAGGGAGGACCCATTTCGGTTCCTGTCGGCGAAGCGACACTCGGCCGTGTATTCAACGTGCTTGGTAATCCGATTGATAACGGTGCTGAAGTTGTAGCTGCCAGAAATCCGATTCACCGCCTGGCACCGACCTTCGACGAATTGTCGACCCAAGCGGAAATCCTGGAAACCGGAATCAAGGTTATTGACCTGCTTGCCCCTTACGCTAAGGGCGGTAAGATCGGCCTGTTCGGCGGTGCCGGTGTAGGTAAAACAGTAACCATCCAGGAATTGATCAACAACATCGCGCAGGAACACGGTGGTATCTCCGTATTCGCCGGTGTTGGTGAGCGTACCCGTGAAGGTAACGACCTGTATCATGAAATGACCGATTCCGGCGTTATCAAGAAAACGGCGATGGTATTCGGACAAATGAACGAGCCGCCGGGCGCACGTCTGCGTGTAGCCTTGACCGGTCTGACTATGGCGGAGTACTTCCGTGATGTAGAAGGCCGCGATACGCTGCTCTTTATCGATAACATATTCCGCTTCACCCAGGCGGGTTCCGAAGTATCGGCCCTGCTCGGCCGTATGCCTTCCGCGGTAGGTTACCAGCCTACTCTGGCTACAGAAATGGGTCAGCTGCAGGAGCGTATTACGTCCACGAAGAAAGGTTCTGTTACTTCCATCCAGGCGATCTACGTGCCTGCGGATGACTATACCGACCCTGCGCCGGCTACAGCATTTGCCCACTTGGATGCAACGACTAACCTTGAGCGTAAAATCTCCGAAAAAGGGATCTTCCCTGCGGTGGATCCGCTGGCTTCAAGCTCCCGTATCCTTGCTCCAGAAATCGTGGGTGAAGAGCATTATAACGTGGCACAGGGCGTTAAGCAACTGCTGCAGCGTTATACTGAGCTTCAGGATATCATTGCGATTCTGGGTATGGATGAGCTGAGTGAAGAAGATAAAGTGATTGTAGCCCGTGCCCGTAAGGTTGAGCGCTTCCTGTCCCAGCCTTTCCACGTAGCCGAACAGTTCACTGGCTTCAAAGGCAAATACGTGCCGAT encodes:
- a CDS encoding manganese efflux pump, yielding MGIGGVYEGWGQLVTIAIMAVALGMDAFSLGVGIGMKGIRLLHVLQLSLLIAFFHVLMPLLGLFTGSYVGHLLGQVTTYAAGGLLVLLGGHMIVNSFRKDEGGGRGMDHRTFWGMLLISLSVSVDSFSVGVSLGMFVNSIILTVLAFGACGGVMSITGLLLGRRVSRGLGDYGEALGGAILLAFGLLFIF
- a CDS encoding low molecular weight protein arginine phosphatase, whose protein sequence is MLHILFVCTGNTCRSPMAEALMRKLAKERGMDVEVRSAGVSAISGTSISRHAAGILQDEGIDDRLVSSQLTGEAVSWADLVLTLTGGHKRHLLQYFPGAVNKTYTLKEYVQTQESVDADIRELDSLYADAELSIALGGEPSAADLQRIIEIRQRIPSFDISDPFGGSREDYELTAAEIRTALYSLLDKLESLRLP
- a CDS encoding TIGR01440 family protein; translation: MSAAAAAVTRELAEAGRLGPGKILVVGASTSEVAGVRIGTGGALEVAQQLLEGITAIAAGYGFHPVYQCCEHLNRSLVMERSLLESLGLREVAAVPVPGAGGSMAAAAYRSMTDPVLAESIEAHAGIDIGETLIGMHLRRVAVPFRPSLRYIGAARVNAAWSRPPLIGGERAVYRTPETSGSVNCD
- the glyA gene encoding serine hydroxymethyltransferase, giving the protein MEQLRKSDPAVLEAMGLELSRQRANIELIASENIVSEAVMEAMGSVLTNKYAEGYPGKRYYGGCEDVDIVENLARDRAKQLFGAEHANVQPHSGAQANMAVYLAALKPGDTVLGMNLAHGGHLTHGSPVNASGILYNFVAYGVQEDTFLIDYDEVRKAAFKHRPKMIVAGASAYPRTIDFAALGSIANDVGALFMVDMAHIAGLVAAGLHPSPVPHAHFVTTTTHKTLRGPRGGMILCRQPWAAAIDKAVFPGSQGGPLMHVIASKAVSFGEALQPSFKTYAENVVKNAKVLADTLIGEGVNIVSGGTDNHLMLLDTRNLSITGKDAEKVLDSIGITVNKNAIPFDPTSPFVTSGIRIGTPAVTSRGMDEQAMVSIGRIIANVLKNPQDEANLAQAAREVAELTEQYPIYPGLQY
- the upp gene encoding uracil phosphoribosyltransferase; this translates as MGKLVICDHPLIQHKLTFIRDVRTNTKEFREHVDEVATLMAYEITRDIPLETITVQTPVAETQSKVISGRMLGLIPILRAGLGMLEGVLKLLPAAKVGHVGLFRDPDTLQPVEYYIKLPTDVQERELIVIDPMLATGGSAIAAITSLKNRGCTQIKMMNLIAAPEGVAAVQAAHPDVDIYVAALDDHLNDHGYIVPGLGDAGDRLYGTK
- the wecB gene encoding non-hydrolyzing UDP-N-acetylglucosamine 2-epimerase, with product MSKIKVMTIFGVRPEAIKMAPLVLELNRHSEHIESIVCVTAQHRELLDQVLEVFKITPDYDLDVMKDRQTLNEITIRVLEGLEPVLCEVKPDLVLVHGDTLTTFLASYASFLQQIQVGHVEAGLRTWNKLSPYPEEMNRQLTGVLADLHFAPTDWSAGNLRHENKKESSIYITGNTVTDVFQYTVQPDYRHPVLDFASGKRLILMTAHRRESQGEPHRHIFRAVKRIADEFEDVAIVYPVHPSPAVKEPAHEILGGHPRIKLIDPLDVVDLHNFYPHTHLILTDSGGLQEEAPSFGVPVLVLRDTTERPEGIEAGTLELVGTDEEKVYQRTHALLTDQNLYQSMSRAANPYGDGKASERIVNAILHHFGVVNERPEEFHKTFTINE
- a CDS encoding AtpZ/AtpI family protein, giving the protein MQEQKNGAGLGRIALVLGSAGSLLAAYIIIGFFVARWLQNQLDGPKFWLAIGTISGMILGIVNVALLIKKFLGEQNG
- a CDS encoding ATP synthase subunit I translates to MDNMTPMINTVTRLTVIIMSGLLMGWALHHETRAVTLGMSLGLLAGLVNYRYLAVKVRNVTHSVANQDGKSFSLGFTTRICFAILATMFSVKIEHFSLEATIAGLFIPQLLSIPVGIYLGIKNKL
- the atpB gene encoding F0F1 ATP synthase subunit A, with product MHEMPLIYVGGIPIDLSAVLMLVISSVIVFVLVMLSVRNLSVENPSKLQNFMEWVVEFVQGVISSAMDLKKGKPYISLGLTLILFIFVSNLLGLPFSFVTEAEGPVKIFGHVIEATRNLAHGEHVEILWYKSPTADINVTAGLALVVFVLMNYLGIKLNGKHYFKHYIEPFPIFLPLNIIENLAKPVALAIRLFANIFAGEVLITVILKLGLFSIPFLAVWQGFSIFVGALQAFIFTILTMVYIAQMTIHEEDAH